A region of Deltaproteobacteria bacterium DNA encodes the following proteins:
- a CDS encoding DUF2255 family protein, protein MSLATRWLALGIALALCACIDPSDRRPGLHLSGDVTDFPADWSFTDAQEEISVEVSGFLGLPHSVTIWCAALDGDLYLGARDPETKRWPAWADANPDVRLKIDGKIYEVRLVPYDERGDTFERLMLAYAAKYKFPDPKPGEPPPPPTRYWRVTPRS, encoded by the coding sequence ATGTCGCTCGCAACTCGCTGGCTCGCACTCGGGATCGCGCTCGCGCTGTGCGCCTGCATCGACCCCTCGGACCGGCGCCCGGGCCTGCACTTATCAGGCGACGTGACGGACTTCCCGGCCGACTGGTCCTTCACCGACGCACAGGAAGAAATCTCCGTGGAGGTGAGTGGCTTCCTCGGCCTCCCGCACTCGGTCACGATCTGGTGCGCAGCGCTAGACGGCGACCTCTACCTCGGCGCGCGCGACCCCGAGACGAAGCGCTGGCCAGCGTGGGCCGACGCGAATCCGGACGTGCGGCTGAAGATCGACGGGAAGATCTACGAGGTCCGCCTCGTTCCCTACGACGAGCGCGGCGACACCTTCGAGCGCCTCATGCTCGCCTACGCGGCGAAGTACAAGTTCCCCGACCCGAAGCCCGGCGAGCCCCCGCCGCCCCCGACGCGCTACTGGCGCGTGACGCCGCGCAGCTGA